A window of bacterium genomic DNA:
CGCGAGAAATGCGCCGTCCTGCTCCGACCGGCCTTTGATTTTGACGCGCTGGCCGACCTTGAGATGTTCGAATCCGACAATTTGATGCATGGGAAGCTGGCCTTTCAAAATCCGTCAATCTCGGTTTCTTCCGTCACCAGCGTGTTGATGCCGACGACGCGCAGCATGCCGTTCTCGCGATCGATCTTTTGGATGAAGCCCTGCAGTTCCGAGTTCTCGGCGTCAAGATCGTCTTTGACCTTGATTTTGGCGGGCAGGAATTTGCCTTCCGGTGAATAGAAGCCCTTGGCCTTGATCGTGTCGCCCGGTTTGAGGCCGGCCAGCGAAGTGGCATTGCGCGCCGCATCGAGAATGTCCGTGGACTCGGGCACCGGCAATTCCTGGTTGCAGATGCGCAGAGCATGGCGGTAGAGGTCGACCTCCTGCACCACGCCCTCGATCGAGGCGTATTCGTCGCCTTCCTT
This region includes:
- a CDS encoding DUF5666 domain-containing protein; amino-acid sequence: MQVRERMQVFRMGQRVKVKGQAQASGDFVAMEIKLKEGDEYASIEGVVQEVDLYRHALRICNQELPVPESTDILDAARNATSLAGLKPGDTIKAKGFYSPEGKFLPAKIKVKDDLDAENSELQGFIQKIDRENGMLRVVGINTLVTEETEIDGF